The Carassius gibelio isolate Cgi1373 ecotype wild population from Czech Republic chromosome B22, carGib1.2-hapl.c, whole genome shotgun sequence genome window below encodes:
- the polr2h gene encoding DNA-directed RNA polymerases I, II, and III subunit RPABC3 encodes MAGILFEDIFDVKDIDPDGKKFDRVSRLHCESESFKMDLILDVNIQIYPVDLGDKFRLVIASTLYEDGTPDDGEYNPQDDRPSRADQFDYVMYGKVYKIEGDETSTEAATRLSAYVSYGGLLMRLQGDANNLHGFEVDSRVYLLMKKLAF; translated from the exons ATGGCTGGAATTCTGTTCGAGGATATCTTCGATGTGAAGGATATCGATCCAGACGGGAAAAAGTTTGATAGAG tgTCTCGTCTTCACTGTGAAAGTGAGTCTTTCAAAATGGACCTGATCCTTGACGTGAACATCCAGATTTATCCCGTTGATCTCG GTGACAAGTTCAGACTGGTGATCGCCAGCACGCTGTATGAGGACGGGACGCCAGATGATGGGGAATACAACCCTCAGGATGACAGACCGTCCAG GGCTGATCAGTTTGATTATGTCATGTATGGAAAGGTTTATAAGATTGAAGGAGATGAAACCTCAACAGAAGCGGCAACACGACt ATCTGCATATGTGTCTTATGGAGGTCTGCTGATGCGACTTCAGGGAGATGCTAATAATCTGCATGGTTTCGAAGTGGACTCCAGGGTCTATCTGCTTATGAAGAAACTCGCTTTTTGA
- the mfsd8l1 gene encoding major facilitator superfamily domain-containing protein 8 yields MDYRRKRRLTFFTIGLIFLLSGIEYAVILPTIWRYLQTLNAAPYFLGLSLSAFSFSGLLAGPLFGFWSDRTLATKKIILFANVFEIVGNFMYFMGYSKWLLLCSRLVAGIGTGAGSSIFGFLTRNTAPEDRSTVFAAVMACRQAGLLIGPAFNIFLRLCDFQIGPFTVNKYTSPGLFMCLLWILLQFVVLFMYCDFTPQEETRQRNGVEREEVEQEEEEGKPLVGPNELTGSYGTVTSVKSRTSSVANGDVTHVSPPPSPPPEEVSSSPFKNFSASREFIREEVVVLLAAQFITLFNQTALETMVTPLTQKFFNFGELENSIMYCLCGVEVIAGFLFVRWLSKRVAERVVLAVGLILCNISSVWCLIFLANPQGGFAWQLAEFIIGVFLQVLGLPFVAVAQVSLFSKITSEKTQGFSQGIRRSVGGLATILGPLWAGGLTFNLYVMLGLMMGLLALLTIMMVVSYERLVAPETVDRPTGTESED; encoded by the exons ATGGACTATAGACGCAAGAGGAGACTGACCTTCTTCACGATAGGACTGATCTTCTTACTGAGCGGGATCGAGTACG CTGTGATTTTGCCCACAATATGGCGGTATCTGCAGACGTTGAATGCAGCACCGTACTTTCTTGGTCTCAGCCTGTCAGCGTTCAGCTTCAGCGGGCTTCTCGCCGGTCCTCTGTTTGGCTTCTGGTCAGATCGCACACTCGCCACCAAAAAAATCATCCTGTTCGCCAATGTCTTTGAGATTGTTG GTAACTTCATGTATTTTATGGGATACTCCAAATGGTTATTGCTCTGCAGTCGTCTAGTCGCAG GGATTGGCACTGGTGCGGGATCATCGATCTTTGGCTTCTTGACTAGAAATACAGCCCCTGAGGATCGTTCGACTGTTTTCGCTGCGGTTATGGCCTGCCGTCAAGCTGGGCTTCTCATTG GTCCTGCATTCAACATCTTTCTCAGACTCTGTGACTTCCAGATCGGACCTTTTACAGTGAACAAATACACTTCCCCGGGG CTCTTCATGTGCCTGCTATGGATCCTTCTTCAGTTTGTAGTCCTGTTCATGTACTGCGACTTCACTCCTCAAGAGGAGACGCGTCAGAGGAACGGAGTGGAGCGGGAGGAGGTggagcaggaggaagaggagggaaaACCTTTGGTTGGGCCCAACGAGCTCACTGGCTCATACGGGACGGTCACCAGCGTCAAGTCCAGAACCTCATCAGTGGCCAACGGAGATGTGACCCATGTTTCCCCTCCGCCTTCACCTCCCCCCGAGGAGGTCAGCTCCAGTCCCTTCAAGAACTTCAGTGCCAGCAGAG AGTTCATCAGAGAGGAGGTGGTTGTGCTGTTGGCTGCTCAGTTTATCACACTGTTTAATCAGACAGCTCtggag ACGATGGTGACTCCTCTGACGCAGAAGTTCTTTAACTTTGGCGAGTTGGAGAACAGCATCATGTACTGTCTGTGTGGCGTGGAGGTGATCGCTGGCTTCCTGTTTGTGCGCTGGCTGAGCAAGCGTGTGGCGGAGCGAGTGGTGCTGGCTGTCGGCCTCATCCTCTGCAATATCTCCTCTGTCTGGTGCCTGATCTTCCTGGCCAATCCTCAGG GTGGATTTGCGTGGCAGTTGGCGGAGTTCATCATAGGTGTTTTCCTTCAGGTCCTGGGCCTTCCTTTTGTGGCAGTCGCCCAGGTGTCTCTCTTCTCCAAAATTACATCAGAGAAGACGCAAG GGTTCAGTCAGGGGATTCGGCGCTCTGTCGGAGGACTGGCCACCATTCTCGGGCCTCTCTGGGCGGGTGGTCTGACCTTTAACCTGTATGTAATGCTGGGGCTGATGATGGGTCTGCTGGCCCTGCTCACG ATCATGATGGTGGTGTCGTACGAGCGGCTGGTGGCGCCCGAAACTGTAGACCGTCCCACAGGAACTGAGTCTGAAGACTGA